The following is a genomic window from Gemmatimonadales bacterium.
TGGACCTCTTCTGGATCCGGAGCGGCGGGAAGGACCCGCTCGCCTATTTCCGCCGGTGGCCGGGCCGCTTCCCGCTGGTGCACGTCAAGGACATGACCGCGGACGGGCGGATGGTGGATGTGGGCGCGGGCGTCATAGACTGGCGAGGCACCTTCGCGCGTCGCGCGCAGGCGGGGATCCGGCACTACTTCGTGGAGCACGACGAGCCGCCGGACCCGATGGCGTCCATCGCGGCGAGCTATCGGTATCTCAGCGGCCTGCGCGTGTAGCCTGGAAAACCGAGGACCTTTCCTTGCACCGACGTGGATTCCTAGGACTCATGGCTAGCGCGGCGGGCGCGCTGCCCTTCCGGCGCGGCGTCCGCGCGGAGGCGGCGCCTCGCACCGGCCGCCTGAAGCAGTCGGTGTGCCGCTGGATCTACGAGCGCATCCCGCTGGCCGAGTTCTGCCGCGCCGCCCGCGGCATGGGCCTGGTGGCCATCGACCTGCTCCAGCCTGAAGAGTGGCCGGTGGCGGCGGACAACGGCCTGGTCTGCTCGATGGGCTACCCGACTGCGCGGCGCGACTTCATCCGCACCGGCTTTAACGATCCCGCCAACCACCCGATGCTCCTGCGAGAGCTGGAGCAGACCATCCCCTCGGCCGCGAGGGCCGGCGTGCCCAACGTCATCGCGATGTTCGGGAACCGGCAAGGGAAGACCGACGCCGAGGGCATCGACAACTGTGTCGCGGGACTGAACCGGATCAAGGCGCTCGCCGAGGAGCGCGGCGTCACCATCTGCCTCGAGCTGCTGAACAGCAGGGTGGATCACCGCGACTACATGGGGGATCGCACCTCGTTCG
Proteins encoded in this region:
- a CDS encoding TIM barrel protein, which codes for MASAAGALPFRRGVRAEAAPRTGRLKQSVCRWIYERIPLAEFCRAARGMGLVAIDLLQPEEWPVAADNGLVCSMGYPTARRDFIRTGFNDPANHPMLLRELEQTIPSAARAGVPNVIAMFGNRQGKTDAEGIDNCVAGLNRIKALAEERGVTICLELLNSRVDHRDYMGDRTSFGVTVVRAVNSPRVKLLYDIYHMQIMEGDVIRTIRDNAAYIAHYHTGGVPGRHELDATQELNYRAIAQAIADTGFTGYVA
- a CDS encoding sugar phosphate isomerase/epimerase — encoded protein: GHRYLVVAWTPRERRRTLDDWRRIGELFTRAGEAASREGITFAYHNHNYEFTPIGGQVPFDVLLEASDPEHVKIEMDLFWIRSGGKDPLAYFRRWPGRFPLVHVKDMTADGRMVDVGAGVIDWRGTFARRAQAGIRHYFVEHDEPPDPMASIAASYRYLSGLRV